Proteins found in one Erythrobacter sp. 3-20A1M genomic segment:
- the xseA gene encoding exodeoxyribonuclease VII large subunit: MAHPYSDTEDSGLVAKGRAGDNAEPLTVSALSAALKRTVEDRFGHVRLRGELSGVKRAASGHLYCCLKDEKAVIDGVMWRGNAATLAFLPEDGLEVVASGKLTTYPGRSKYQIVVDRLELAGEGALLALLEKTKARLEAEGLFAPEKKRPLPFLPRTIGVVTSPTGAVIRDILHRLADRFPSHVLVWPVLVQGQGAAQQVASAVRGFGAIEPGGAVPRPDLLIVARGGGSIEDLWSFNEEAVVRAIAESPIPVISAVGHETDTTLSDYAADRRAPTPTAAAEIAVPVRAELAATLADFGARKKRAILRPVQLGRERLAARADRLPKIEALLQPQAQRIDDGAERLRRALRDRAQSAREALLADSVRLSPAILRHRIDRARDRLGAARLSPALLADRLARAGERLEARGRVLASLDPRAPLSRGYALVYDGEGMMVKSAKTAGAAASLALEFADGRVDAVPNARSAPRPTRKRGASGPAAKQDDLFD, encoded by the coding sequence ATGGCACACCCCTATAGCGATACCGAAGACTCCGGCCTCGTAGCGAAGGGGCGCGCGGGCGACAACGCCGAGCCGCTGACGGTGAGCGCGCTGTCCGCCGCCCTGAAGCGCACGGTGGAGGACCGCTTCGGCCATGTCCGCCTGCGCGGCGAGCTGTCGGGGGTGAAGCGCGCCGCATCGGGCCATCTCTATTGCTGCCTGAAGGATGAGAAGGCGGTGATCGACGGCGTCATGTGGCGCGGCAACGCGGCGACCCTCGCCTTCCTGCCCGAAGACGGCCTGGAAGTCGTCGCAAGCGGCAAGCTGACCACCTATCCCGGCCGTTCCAAATACCAGATCGTGGTCGACCGGCTGGAGCTGGCGGGCGAAGGCGCGTTGCTGGCGCTGCTCGAGAAGACCAAGGCGCGGCTGGAGGCGGAGGGGCTGTTCGCGCCCGAGAAGAAACGCCCGCTGCCGTTCCTGCCGCGCACCATCGGCGTCGTCACCAGCCCTACCGGGGCAGTGATTCGCGACATCCTCCACCGCCTCGCAGACCGCTTCCCCAGCCATGTGCTCGTCTGGCCGGTGCTGGTGCAGGGGCAGGGCGCGGCGCAACAGGTGGCGAGCGCGGTGCGCGGCTTCGGCGCGATCGAGCCGGGCGGCGCGGTACCCCGACCCGACCTGCTGATCGTCGCGCGCGGGGGTGGCTCGATCGAGGATTTGTGGAGCTTCAACGAGGAAGCGGTGGTGCGCGCGATTGCCGAATCGCCGATTCCCGTGATCAGCGCGGTCGGGCACGAGACCGACACCACGCTGTCCGATTACGCCGCCGACCGGCGCGCGCCGACGCCGACCGCCGCCGCCGAGATCGCGGTGCCGGTCCGCGCCGAGCTGGCCGCGACGCTGGCCGACTTCGGCGCGCGGAAGAAACGCGCGATCCTGCGCCCGGTCCAGCTGGGGCGTGAACGGCTGGCGGCGCGGGCGGATCGCCTGCCGAAGATCGAGGCGTTGCTTCAGCCGCAGGCGCAGCGGATCGACGACGGGGCTGAGCGCTTGCGGCGCGCGCTTCGCGACCGTGCGCAGAGTGCGCGCGAGGCGTTACTGGCGGACAGCGTGCGGCTTTCCCCCGCCATCTTGCGCCACCGGATCGATCGCGCGCGCGACCGGCTCGGCGCGGCGCGGCTCTCGCCCGCGCTTCTGGCGGACCGGCTGGCGCGTGCGGGGGAGCGGCTCGAGGCGCGGGGCCGGGTGCTCGCATCGCTCGATCCGCGTGCGCCGCTCTCGCGCGGTTATGCGCTGGTCTACGATGGCGAGGGCATGATGGTGAAGTCGGCGAAGACCGCGGGCGCCGCGGCGTCGCTAGCGCTGGAATTCGCCGATGGACGGGTCGATGCGGTTCCCAATGCAAGGTCTGCACCACGACCGACGAGAAAGCGCGGCGCATCAGGACCTGCGGCGAAACAGGATGATTTGTTCGACTGA
- a CDS encoding ribonuclease T, translated as MRRLGSRRSGVADGRALAVGAALVATLTAGPATAQSYQCRMPRAVVAPVVPRDGPVRRLPITGYTMALSWSPEFCHAPRTGARGRALQCSGRNGRFGLVVHGFWPESGRSWPQWCPTDIRPTGLEIARQLCLSPSAAMVARQWAKHGACMTRRPETYYKVVRILWNSYRLPDLDRLSRQDGLTVGDVRRAFAEPNGGWEPNMVGIRLSKSGWLEELQLCYDRRFRPEPCDRRRFGLPDNAPIRIWRGL; from the coding sequence ATGCGAAGGCTTGGTTCGCGGAGAAGCGGGGTAGCTGACGGACGCGCACTGGCTGTCGGGGCCGCGCTGGTCGCGACGCTGACTGCCGGACCGGCTACCGCGCAGTCCTATCAGTGTCGGATGCCGCGCGCAGTGGTTGCGCCGGTGGTGCCCCGCGACGGGCCGGTGCGCCGCTTGCCGATAACCGGCTATACCATGGCGCTGAGCTGGAGCCCGGAATTCTGCCACGCACCCCGCACGGGGGCGCGCGGACGGGCGCTGCAATGCAGCGGGCGCAACGGGCGCTTCGGCCTGGTGGTACACGGTTTCTGGCCCGAAAGCGGGCGCAGCTGGCCGCAATGGTGCCCCACCGACATCCGCCCGACAGGTCTGGAGATCGCTCGCCAGCTCTGCCTCAGCCCCTCCGCCGCCATGGTGGCACGGCAATGGGCCAAGCATGGCGCGTGCATGACGCGGCGGCCCGAGACCTATTACAAAGTGGTTCGCATCCTGTGGAACTCCTACCGCCTGCCCGATCTCGATCGCCTTTCGCGCCAGGACGGCCTGACGGTCGGCGACGTACGCCGCGCCTTCGCAGAGCCGAACGGGGGGTGGGAGCCGAACATGGTGGGCATCCGCCTGAGCAAGAGCGGCTGGCTGGAAGAACTTCAGCTGTGCTACGATCGCCGTTTCCGGCCCGAACCCTGCGATCGCCGCCGCTTCGGCCTTCCCGATAATGCACCTATCAGGATCTGGCGCGGGCTTTAG
- the tadA gene encoding tRNA adenosine(34) deaminase TadA, with amino-acid sequence MAGFPSPFMIRALELAREASAEGEVPVGAVVVRDGIIVGEGRNAPRRDHDPTAHAEILALRQAARTVGSERLTGCDLWVTLEPCAMCAGAIVHARIRRLYYAASDPKGGAVEHGARVFDQPQAHHRPEVYAGLGEREAAGLLQDFFRNRR; translated from the coding sequence ATGGCCGGCTTCCCCTCACCCTTCATGATTCGCGCGCTCGAGCTGGCACGCGAAGCGAGCGCCGAGGGTGAGGTGCCCGTGGGCGCGGTCGTCGTTCGCGACGGAATTATCGTGGGCGAGGGCCGCAATGCTCCCCGCCGCGATCACGATCCCACCGCACACGCCGAGATACTGGCCCTACGCCAGGCGGCGCGGACCGTGGGAAGCGAACGGCTAACCGGATGCGACTTGTGGGTGACGCTGGAACCGTGCGCCATGTGTGCCGGAGCGATCGTTCACGCGCGTATCCGCCGCCTCTATTATGCGGCCAGCGACCCGAAAGGCGGCGCGGTGGAGCATGGTGCCCGCGTGTTCGATCAACCGCAGGCGCATCATCGGCCCGAGGTCTACGCCGGGCTGGGAGAGCGCGAAGCGGCCGGCCTGTTGCAGGATTTCTTCCGCAACCGCCGCTAG
- a CDS encoding esterase-like activity of phytase family protein — protein MIGRLALLALVAIGLSPGLFWRDDPPPYDQTSGVVAKRIAAGMQRLGPFAVGGVWQLLSENDRFGGYSGLVALSPNRLLSVSDAGRMMTITLEDGAPKQFAMTSFVRETEDSAKNTRDVEAITRDPASGRLWAAYEDSNAIERRSRTLAPERKVRPPEMRGWGKNTGPEAFTRLADGRFLVLSEGSRRMFGAVHPAVLYPDDPTTGVAGLRFSIRMPEGYDPSDMAALPDGRVLILGRKVRLIPPGFRTMVMVADPARIRLGEEWRGTVLARIDPPFPSDNYEGLAVVPAADGGYPVTLWLISDDNRMQIQRTLLAKLRWDGSSM, from the coding sequence ATGATCGGTCGTCTCGCCCTCCTCGCGCTGGTCGCCATCGGGCTTTCGCCTGGCCTGTTCTGGCGCGACGATCCCCCGCCATACGACCAGACCTCTGGCGTGGTGGCAAAGCGGATCGCAGCCGGTATGCAGCGGCTTGGACCGTTCGCGGTGGGGGGGGTGTGGCAGCTTCTCAGCGAGAACGACCGCTTCGGCGGTTATTCGGGGCTGGTAGCGCTGTCGCCGAACCGGCTGCTGTCGGTGAGCGATGCCGGCCGCATGATGACGATCACGCTGGAAGATGGCGCGCCAAAGCAATTCGCCATGACGAGCTTCGTGCGCGAAACGGAGGATTCGGCGAAGAACACCCGCGATGTGGAGGCGATCACGCGCGATCCCGCCAGCGGGCGGTTATGGGCCGCGTACGAGGATTCGAACGCGATCGAGCGGCGTTCACGCACCCTTGCTCCCGAGCGCAAGGTCCGCCCGCCGGAAATGCGCGGGTGGGGCAAGAATACGGGGCCGGAGGCATTCACCCGGTTGGCCGATGGCCGCTTTTTGGTCCTGTCCGAAGGGTCGCGCAGGATGTTCGGGGCGGTGCATCCCGCAGTGCTCTATCCCGATGACCCCACGACGGGCGTCGCGGGCCTGCGTTTCTCAATCCGCATGCCCGAAGGTTACGACCCGTCGGACATGGCGGCATTGCCCGATGGCCGGGTGTTGATCCTGGGGCGAAAGGTCAGGCTGATCCCGCCCGGCTTCCGAACCATGGTGATGGTGGCCGATCCGGCGCGGATCAGACTGGGCGAGGAATGGCGCGGCACCGTGTTGGCCCGCATCGATCCGCCGTTTCCGAGCGACAATTACGAAGGGCTGGCCGTCGTTCCGGCGGCCGATGGCGGCTATCCGGTCACGCTCTGGCTGATTTCCGACGACAACCGGATGCAAATCCAGCGCACGCTTCTTGCGAAGCTGCGCTGGGACGGCTCGTCGATGTAG
- a CDS encoding M23 family metallopeptidase produces the protein MRRTGLTAAALAAALAILGGCSGTDADERGPVETVQPLRAPAPSPATAPAPAPSGPSTFVYDGELEQGGWIVGQVPAGTVSARLDLRDLTVTQDGRFFAGFDRDAPGDAVLVAKLRDGRTVTSPLTIQPRAWRIENINIARNPTGPSESFMKIRRPELARINAARSEDAQSDGWSQSFIWPVKGRISGLFGSQRVYRGEPGSYHTGLDIAPGGGVPYVAPADGVVTLAADDPFSLEGKLLIIDHGMGLNSAFLHSSSLAVKEGDVVRQGQVLGTVGMTGRATGPHLHWSIKWRDTRLDPLLFLPPQ, from the coding sequence ATGCGCAGGACGGGCCTGACTGCTGCCGCGCTTGCGGCGGCGCTGGCGATTCTGGGTGGATGCAGCGGCACCGACGCAGATGAAAGAGGGCCGGTCGAAACGGTGCAGCCGCTTCGCGCGCCCGCGCCTTCGCCCGCTACCGCCCCCGCGCCAGCTCCGTCAGGCCCTTCGACCTTCGTTTACGACGGCGAGCTGGAGCAGGGCGGCTGGATCGTCGGGCAGGTTCCTGCAGGCACGGTTTCCGCTAGGCTCGACCTGCGCGACCTTACTGTGACGCAGGATGGACGGTTCTTCGCCGGGTTCGACCGCGATGCCCCGGGCGACGCGGTGCTGGTCGCAAAGCTGCGCGACGGACGCACGGTCACCAGCCCGCTGACGATCCAGCCACGCGCCTGGCGCATCGAGAACATCAATATTGCGCGCAATCCGACTGGGCCCAGCGAGTCCTTCATGAAAATTCGCCGCCCCGAACTTGCCAGGATCAATGCGGCGCGGAGCGAGGATGCGCAGAGCGATGGCTGGAGCCAGTCCTTCATCTGGCCGGTCAAGGGGCGCATCTCCGGCCTGTTCGGCTCGCAGCGCGTCTATCGCGGCGAACCCGGCAGCTATCACACCGGGCTCGACATCGCGCCGGGCGGCGGGGTCCCCTATGTCGCGCCGGCGGACGGGGTGGTGACGCTGGCGGCGGACGATCCCTTCAGCCTGGAGGGCAAGCTGCTGATCATCGATCACGGCATGGGCCTTAACAGCGCCTTCCTGCATTCGTCCTCGCTCGCGGTGAAGGAAGGGGACGTGGTCCGGCAGGGGCAAGTGCTGGGCACCGTCGGCATGACCGGGCGCGCGACCGGCCCGCACCTGCATTGGAGCATCAAGTGGCGCGATACGCGGCTCGACCCCTTGCTGTTCCTTCCGCCGCAATGA
- the rpmB gene encoding 50S ribosomal protein L28, giving the protein MSRICELTGKGRQVGHNVSHANNKTKKVFLPNLQNVTLMSEKLDRSFKFRVSTQGLRSVEHNGGLDNWLLKTRDEKLSARALKVKRELKKAEKQAEAA; this is encoded by the coding sequence ATGTCGCGCATCTGCGAACTGACGGGCAAGGGCCGCCAGGTCGGCCACAATGTGAGCCACGCCAACAACAAGACCAAGAAGGTCTTCCTGCCCAACCTGCAGAACGTCACGCTGATGAGCGAGAAGCTGGATCGCAGCTTCAAGTTCCGCGTGTCGACGCAGGGCCTGCGCTCGGTCGAGCACAATGGCGGTCTCGACAACTGGCTGCTTAAGACTCGCGACGAGAAGCTTTCGGCCCGTGCGCTGAAGGTGAAGCGCGAGCTGAAGAAGGCCGAGAAGCAGGCCGAAGCCGCCTGA
- a CDS encoding DUF2093 domain-containing protein, whose protein sequence is MLMNSSDQPARLHYGPNGFRVLRAGRFVNCAVTGEPIALEDLRYWSVERQEPYASCEIATRRMTEGG, encoded by the coding sequence ATGCTGATGAATTCTTCCGACCAGCCCGCGCGGCTGCATTACGGCCCCAACGGATTTCGCGTCCTGCGGGCGGGCCGCTTCGTCAATTGCGCCGTTACGGGCGAGCCGATCGCGCTGGAGGATCTGCGCTATTGGAGCGTCGAGCGGCAGGAGCCCTATGCCAGCTGCGAGATCGCCACCCGCCGGATGACGGAGGGCGGTTGA